One region of Chanodichthys erythropterus isolate Z2021 chromosome 24, ASM2448905v1, whole genome shotgun sequence genomic DNA includes:
- the parietopsin gene encoding parietopsin: MESITTTDLAMTVQPTIFPRVGYSILSYLMFINTLLSVFNNLLVIAVMLKNVRFLNAMNVIILSLAVSDLMIATCGSAIVTITNYEGSFFLGDAFCVFQGFAVNYFGLVSLCTLTLLAYERYHVVCKPMAGFKLNVRRSCQGLLFVWLYCLFWAVAPLLGWSSYGPEGVQTSCSLGWEERSWTNYSYLIVYTLLCFIFPTAVIVYCYTKVLMSMRKINNSIELQGGKNCLEDNERAVRMVLAMIIAFFICWLPYTAISVVVVVNPEIYIPPLVATMPMYFAKTSPVYNPIIYFLTNKQFRESSLEILSCGRYIPRDTAGVMMCSMQRSQSRDIPV, from the exons ATGGAGAGCATCACCACAACAGATCTGGCCATGACGGTACAACCTACTATTTTTCCACGCGTGGGCTACAGCATACTCTCATACCTCATGTTTATAAACACGCTGCTTTCTGTGTTCAATAACTTGTTGGTGATTGCCGTAATGCTGAAGAACGTGCGTTTTCTCAATGCGATGAACGTCATCATTCTCAGCCTGGCTGTGTCAGATCTTATGATTGCCACCTGCGGCTCTGCCATTGTCACCATCACGAATTATGAAGGATCTTTCTTTTTAGGGGATGCATTCTGTGTTTTTCAAGGATTTGCTGTGAATTACTTTG GCCTGGTTTCTTTATGCACTCTCACACTACTGGCGTACGAGCGCTACCATGTCGTCTGCAAACCCATGGCAGGCTTCAAGCTGAATGTCCGCAGGAGCTGCCAGGGGCTGCTGTTCGTATGGCTCTATTGCCTCTTCTGGGCTGTCGCTCCACTGCTGGGCTGGAGCTCGTACGGGCCAGAGGGGGTCCAGACGTCCTGCTCGTTAGGCTGGGAGGAGAGATCCTGGACAAACTACAGTTACCTCATCGTTTACACGCTTTTGTGCTTCATATTTCCCACTGCTGTCATTGTATACTGCTACACCAAAGTCCTTATGTCCATGAGGAAG ATCAACAACAGCATTGAACTTCAAGGAGGAAAAAACTGCCTGGAGGACAATGAACGTGCGGTACGGATGGTTCTGGCCATGATAATCGCCTTCTTCATCTGCTGGCTGCCTTACACCGCCATCTCTGTGGTTGTGGTTGTGAATCCAGAGATCTACATCCCACCTCTGGTCGCCACCATGCCTATGTACTTCGCCAAGACCAGCCCGGTCTACAATCCCATCATCTACTTCCTTACTAACAAACAG TTCCGAGAGTCCTCTCTGGAAATCCTGTCCTGTGGTCGATACATCCCTCGTGACACTGCTGGTGTAATGATGTGCTCAATGCAGAGGAGCCAAAGCAGGGATATTCCAGTCTGA
- the LOC137014777 gene encoding D(2)-like dopamine receptor, with amino-acid sequence MRSNFTVVWGHVNNTWQDTIEVAFVAANCLVLLVTLNVGVLANLFVAWAVHHQKSLQTSNNALLVNLAVIDILRCAIDCPLLLSIVLSARDLGLLFCSAQIASFSLICCVQLLTLACISAERYQAIAHPFKSAERRKRITVWILLTWLVPISISVICVIFAKDSPVYVRCRGLRMETFDSYDTFGLYILTPVWCVCLTVIIGFYGRIFLLVRAHGRKIFDKGSFPPPDKKKEDKKQEETKTNIKSDTENPQTMDNGTLKPNDEEQNPLDLHPTSEELPTTLTDYLDINKPEIVTEKSREVAFKDELPNETPQVLEGLVDHQDTSALDSSLSANEEVGDVTVGVVSGGSTNVEGGEEDPIDHRDTTSETSPSTNEVGAVESSTHQVNDGGSTSGEDGEEDSTSETSPSSNEDGTVESSATETTGEEGAEEQSSPQETAAESSPAPTGETTAAPQEEEEEEVVGAVCMMPSLAQRERGNAKKESKLAKRSGYIIFTFLIFWIPLIATVVLNHFYYRDGNLTVEVFQELEILTVSLVCTTSLTNPIIYAAVNPQFRTEFHNLKMKWKAFFTRS; translated from the exons ATGAGAAGCAATTTCACCGTTGTTTGGGGACATGTAAACAACACATGGCAAGACACTATAGAAGTTGCATTTGTAGCTGCCAATTGTCTAGTTTTGTTGGTCACTTTAAACGTAGGAGTTCTCGCAAACTTGTTCGTGGCGTGGGCCGTACACCACCAGAAGTCGCTCCAGACGTCCAACAACGCCCTCCTGGTGAATCTGGCCGTTATTGACATCTTGCGATGCGCTATTGATTGTCCATTGCTCCTCAGCATTGTTTTGAGCGCGCGAGACCTCGGACTGCTGTTCTGCAGCGCGCAGATCGCGTCGTTTTCTCTCATCTGTTGCGTACAGTTGCTCACGCTCGCGTGCATCAGCGCCGAGCGATATCAAGCCATCGCACATCCGTTTAAAAGTGCCGAGCGTAGAAAACGGATAACAGTGTGGATTCTCCTGACCTGGCTGGTTCCGATCTCCATATCGGTCATTTGCGTGATATTTGCGAAAGACTCGCCGGTGTACGTAAGATGCAGAGGTCTGCGGATGGAGACTTTCGACTCTTACGACACGTTTGGACTTTATATTTTGACTCCCGTCTGGTGCGTTTGTTTGACGGTCATCATTGGATTCTACGGCCGCATTTTCCTTCTAGTAAGAGCGCACGGGCGGAAAATATTCGACAAGGGTTCGTTTCCACCACCAGATAAAAAGAAAGAGGATAAAAAACAAGAGGAAACAAAGACTAACATTAAAAGCGATACAGAAAATCCACAGACAATGGATAATGGTACTTTAAAACCGAATGATGAAGAGCAGAATCCATTGGATTTACATCCAACATCTGAGGAACTTCCCACAACTCTGACTGACTACTTAGATATAAATAAACCAGAGATTGTGACTGAAAAATCCAGAGAAGTCgctttcaaagatgaacttcCCAATGAAACACCACAGGTTCTAGAAGGTCTTGTGGACCACCAAGATACTTCTGCATTAGATTCTTCTCTATCAGCTAATGAAGAAGTTGGTGATGTTACTGTTGGAGTAGTTTCTGGAGGATCAACTAATGTAGAAGGTGGCGAAGAAGACCCAATTGACCATCGAGATACAACTTCAGAAACTTCTCCATCAACTAATGAAGTTGGTGCTGTAGAGTCCAGCACACACCAAGTTAATGATGGAGGATCAACTAGTGGAGAAGATGGTGAAGAAGACTCAACTTCAGAAACTTCTCCATCATCTAATGAAGATGGAACTGTTGAGTCAAGTGCTACAGAAACTACTGGAGAAGAAGGTGCTGAAGAGCAAAGTTCTCCTCAAGAAACGGCTGCAGAATCTTCTCCAGCACCAACTGGAGAAACCACAGCTGCTCcacaggaggaggaggaggaagaggtgGTGGGTGCCGTCTGTATGATGCCGTCTCTCGCTCAGAGGGAAAGAGGAAACGCCAAGAAGGAGAGCAAACTGGCCAAGCGCTCTGGATACATCATCTTCACCTTCCTCATATTTTGGATCCCGTTGATTGCGACAGTGGTCTTGAATCACTTCTATTATCGAGATGGCAATCTAACA GTGGAGGTTTTTCAGGAGCTGGAGATTTTAACAGTGTCTTTGGTCTGCACGACATCCCTCACTAACCCCATCATCTACGCAGCGGTCAATCCTCAGTTCCGCACGGAGTTTCACAATCTGAAGATGAAATGGAAAGCGTTTTTTACACGTTCATAG
- the uqcc6 gene encoding ubiquinol-cytochrome-c reductase complex assembly factor 6, translated as MPAGVSWPRYLRMFAASVLSMFAGAQVVHQYYRPDLTIPEVPPKPGELRTELLGLKERQTDSEKQ; from the exons ATGCCAGCAGGTGTATCTTGGCCAAGATATCTAAGGATGTTTGCAGCCAGTGTGTTGTCAATGTTTGCTGGAGCACAGGTTGTGCATCAGTATTACCGTCCTGATTTA ACCATTCCAGAGGTCCCACCAAAGCCTGGAGAACTGCGAACAGAACTTCTTGGCttgaaagaaagacagacagactcTGAGAAACAGTGA
- the nt5dc3 gene encoding 5'-nucleotidase domain-containing protein 3: protein MPTLSLPLSNLLRNKESFQKLVTHFKYLHTRSGTGSVNTSTPWIRRSRGTKYGLVSRRQGPLGQLTAGNMCTSSSDDKTSWLWSVYNETKRQTQDLIPVISNNFVNPDTIFANNQMSLQDVEIYGFDYDYTLAFYSSHLHTLIFNIARDILIEEHRYPEGLREYDYIPNFVIRGLHYDVQKALLMKIDAFHYIQLGTVYRGLNPVPEKEVIAMYEGSHVPLEIMSDFYGKSSHGHTMKQFMDIFSLPEMTLLSCVNDYFMKHNIDYEPVHLYKDVKEAIGDVHVRGIMYRAVEADIEKYICYAEQTHAVLQKLSKNGKKMFLITNSPLDFVDRGMNYIVGKDWQDLFDVVIVQADKPGFFNDRRKPFRRVTDKGVLLWDRIHRLEKGQIYKQGNLYEFLRLTGWRGSKVLYFGDHIYSDLADLTLKHGWRTGAIIPELRKEIKIMNTEEYVHTMTWLQALTGLLEQMQVHRDPASQMVIQQWINEREEMRLRTKDIFNAQFGSLFRTYHNPTYFSRRLSRFADIYMASLSCLLNYDLQHTFYPRRTPLQHESPIWPEQTSTGAMSIPFQSHRTTTGSE, encoded by the exons ATGCCGACCTTGTCCTTGCCACTTTCAAACCTTCTCAGAAATAAGGAGAGTTTTCAGAAACTGGTCACGCACTTTAAGTATCTGCACACTAGAAGCGGGACAGGTTCGGTCAACACCAGCACGCCATGGATAAGACGCTCCCGGGGAACGAAATATGGTCTCGTGTCCCGGAGGCAGGGTCCTCTGGGACAACTGACAGCAGGGAACATGTGCACCAGCTCCAGTGACGACAAGACCAGCTGGCTGTGGTCTGTTTACAATGAAACCAAACGACAAACTCAAG ATTTAATTCCTGTGATATCAAACAACTTTGTCAACCCAGACACCATCTTTGCCAATAATCAGATGAGTCTGCAGGATGTTGAGATCTATGGCTTTGACTATGACTACACACTAGCTTTCTACTCCAGTCACCTTCACACACTCATATTCAACATCGCCCGAGACATCCTCATCGAAGAGCACAGG TATCCAGAGGGATTGAGGGAATATGATTACATCCCTAATTTTGTGATTCGTGGTCTGCACTATGATGTCCAAAAG GCCTTACTGATGAAGATTGATGCATTTCATTATATCCAGCTGGGAACTGTGTACAG GGGTCTTAATCCTGTGCCAGAAAAGGAGGTCATTGCGATGTATGAGGGCTCCCACGTACCCCTCGAGATCATGAGTGACTTCTATGGCAAG AGCTCTCACGGTCACACCATGAAGCAGTTCATGGACATCTTCTCCCTGCCAGAAATGACACTGCTGTCATGTGTTAATGACTACTTCATGAAGCACAACATCGACTACGAGCCGGTTCATCTTTATAAAGACGTCAAG GAGGCCATTGGAGATGTCCATGTCAGAGGGATTATGTATCGCGCGGTAGAGGCTGATATcg AAAAGTACATCTGTTACGCTGAACAGACACATGCTGTTTTGCAGAAGCTGTCTAAGAACGGGAAGAAGATGTTTTTGATCACCAACAGCCCGCTTGATTTTGT AGATCGAGGCATGAACTATATAGTTGGGAAGGACTGGCAGGACCTGTTTGATGTTGTCATAGTGCAGGCCGACAAGCCAGGCTTTTTCAACGACAGGAGGAA ACCATTCAGACGAGTTACTGATAAAGGCGTGTTGTTATGGGACAGAATTCATCGCCTTGAGAAAGGGCAGATCTATAAACAG ggaaacctgtatgagtttttgAGGCTTACAGGATGGAGGGGCTCAAAGGTTTTGTACTTTGGAGATCACATTTACAGCGACCTTGCT GACCTGACCCTGAAACACGGTTGGAGAACAGGAGCTATCATTCCTGAGCTGCGTAAGGAGATCAAAATCATGAATACTGAGGAATACGTCCACACCATGACCTGGCTGCAGGCCCTGACTGGGCTGCTGGAACAAATGCAG GTGCACCGGGACCCTGCGTCACAAATGGTGATTCAGCAGTGGATCAATGAAAGGGAGGAAATGAG GTtacggaccaaagacatcttCAACGCGCAGTTCGGGAGTCTTTTCCGCACGTACCACAACCCCACCTACTTCTCGCGCCGTCTTTCCCGCTTTGCCGACATCTACATGGCATCCCTCAGCTGTCTGCTGAACTACGACCTCCAGCACACCTTTTACCCCAGACGCACACCCCTGCAGCACGAGTCTCCTATCTGGCCCGAGCAGACCAGCACCGGAGCCATGAGCATCCCCTTCCAGAGCCACAGGACAACAACCGGATCCGAATAG